The Microcoleus sp. AS-A8 genome window below encodes:
- a CDS encoding response regulator, translated as MYIDHGFPSNIPSLQGLRMLVVDNNIDACDLMTLLLEPYGVEVRVAFLAQQALEIFVQWQPDVLVSEIALPNEDGFALIRQVRTLTAARGKETLALAVTAYADKDMEQRALSAGFDRWFTKPLNLDEFLGVLDGLAICQQSTYAIAKRCCDSEAVATLGASAQIAQRILGNVLRHDESNLENQLCPAVPS; from the coding sequence ATGTATATAGATCATGGATTTCCGAGTAATATTCCATCCCTCCAAGGGCTGCGAATGCTCGTTGTAGATAACAATATCGATGCCTGCGATTTGATGACGCTGCTGCTAGAACCCTATGGTGTAGAGGTGCGAGTAGCTTTTTTAGCCCAGCAAGCTCTGGAAATATTTGTGCAATGGCAGCCGGATGTCCTCGTGAGCGAAATTGCCTTGCCAAACGAGGATGGCTTTGCCCTGATTCGTCAAGTGAGAACACTCACGGCAGCGCGAGGGAAAGAGACGCTAGCCCTGGCTGTGACAGCCTATGCCGATAAAGACATGGAACAACGTGCTCTCTCGGCTGGGTTTGACAGGTGGTTCACTAAACCCCTGAATTTGGATGAGTTCCTGGGTGTGCTTGACGGTTTAGCAATTTGCCAACAATCCACTTATGCGATAGCGAAGCGCTGCTGCGATAGCGAAGCGGTAGCGACGTTAGGAGCGTCAGCGCAGATCGCTCAACGCATTTTGGGTAATGTCCTTAGACATGACGAGAGCAATCTCGAAAATCAGTTATGTCCGGCAGTTCCAAGCTAG
- a CDS encoding fasciclin domain-containing protein, whose translation MADIVDTAVKAGSFNTLVTAIKAAELVDTLKGAGPFTVFAPTDEAFAKLPNGTVDALLKDIPKLKKILTYHVVSGKVKAADFSLTQKSATTVEGSEVKIDASNGSVKVNDATVSTPDVDADNGVIHIIDTVLIPE comes from the coding sequence ATGGCTGATATTGTTGATACTGCCGTTAAGGCTGGTTCTTTCAACACGCTGGTTACTGCAATCAAGGCTGCCGAATTGGTAGATACTCTCAAAGGCGCTGGTCCATTCACCGTCTTTGCACCTACTGATGAGGCGTTTGCTAAGCTTCCAAACGGTACCGTAGACGCCTTGCTGAAGGATATTCCAAAGCTCAAGAAAATCCTGACTTATCATGTCGTCTCAGGTAAGGTAAAGGCGGCTGACTTTAGCTTGACGCAGAAATCAGCAACTACGGTTGAAGGTTCAGAGGTGAAAATTGACGCTTCCAATGGCAGTGTTAAGGTGAATGATGCAACAGTCTCAACACCAGATGTTGATGCTGATAACGGTGTCATCCACATCATTGACACAGTATTGATTCCTGAGTAA
- a CDS encoding leucine-rich repeat domain-containing protein — MARDEAYQEAEQRIEAARQKGATELDLREMKLTELPEAIGSLTQLQRLDLSCNQLTEVPEAIAALTQLQELYLLANELTEVPEAIAALTQLQVLDLSVNELREVPEAIAALTQLQTLNLCHNCLTELPEAIAALTQLQVLNLSQNWLTEVPEVIAALTQLQTLNLCQNLHRH, encoded by the coding sequence ATGGCACGGGATGAGGCATATCAGGAAGCCGAACAGCGCATCGAAGCAGCACGGCAAAAGGGAGCAACGGAACTCGATCTCAGGGAAATGAAACTGACTGAACTGCCAGAGGCAATTGGCTCTCTCACCCAATTGCAAAGGCTTGATCTCTCCTGCAACCAATTGACGGAAGTGCCAGAAGCGATCGCAGCCCTCACCCAGTTGCAAGAGCTTTACCTCCTAGCCAACGAATTGACGGAAGTGCCAGAAGCGATCGCAGCCCTCACCCAGTTGCAAGTGCTTGACCTCTCCGTCAACGAATTGAGGGAAGTGCCAGAAGCGATCGCAGCCCTCACCCAATTGCAAACGCTTAACCTCTGCCACAATTGCTTGACGGAACTGCCAGAGGCGATCGCAGCCCTCACCCAATTGCAAGTGCTTAACCTCTCCCAAAATTGGTTGACGGAAGTGCCAGAAGTGATCGCAGCCCTCACTCAGTTGCAAACGCTTAACCTCTGCCAAAATTTGCATCGTCACTGA
- a CDS encoding Uma2 family endonuclease — MSVTIPIRAIELTPGSMISIHNLSWQDFEQLLAELGEQRNTRIAYYRGTLEIMSPLALHERPHRIIGDIVKAILDAQERDWEDFGSTTLKQPEIAGVEPDTCLYIQNASCVRGCTDMDLAVYPPPDLAIESDVTSKTTLDAYQALRVPEVWIYRNRQLKIYLLQNGDYAESFVSDIFPNLPITEMIPQLVQKAIDEGTSRMLRELKIQMR; from the coding sequence ATGAGCGTTACCATTCCCATTCGTGCGATTGAACTGACTCCGGGTAGCATGATTAGCATTCATAACTTGTCCTGGCAGGATTTTGAACAACTTCTTGCTGAACTGGGAGAACAACGCAACACCCGCATTGCTTACTACCGAGGAACGCTCGAAATTATGTCTCCTCTAGCATTGCATGAACGTCCGCATCGCATCATTGGTGATATTGTCAAAGCTATCTTGGATGCCCAAGAGCGTGATTGGGAAGATTTTGGTTCAACTACTTTGAAGCAACCCGAAATTGCTGGAGTTGAACCTGATACCTGCCTTTACATCCAGAATGCCAGTTGTGTCCGAGGCTGTACCGACATGGATTTGGCGGTTTATCCACCCCCTGATCTTGCCATTGAGTCTGATGTCACTTCAAAGACTACTCTGGATGCATATCAAGCTTTGCGTGTTCCGGAAGTGTGGATATATAGGAATCGCCAACTCAAGATTTACCTCCTTCAGAATGGTGACTACGCTGAATCATTCGTCAGCGACATCTTTCCCAACCTGCCTATCACTGAAATGATTCCCCAATTGGTGCAAAAAGCGATTGATGAGGGAACCAGTCGGATGCTGCGCGAACTGAAAATACAGATGCGTTGA
- a CDS encoding C40 family peptidase — protein sequence MTHDSSYQSDEYRCLVNLNLYDSPTCKGLATQAAVGRHLQILSSKPVEEALEVRLCEDGYGAWLPVQELAGLEKAETRYRAIGLSPEQIQERIPTIIAFTKAAMQQPNYYLWGGTVGPNYDCSGLMQAAFAGSGIWLPRDSYQQADFTQPIKREELRPGDLVFFAKAEKVNHVGLHLGDGYYIHSSGQQTGRNGIAVDQLSEDGDEIARSYFRQFVRAGRVVASYQNRD from the coding sequence ATGACTCATGACTCCTCGTATCAATCGGATGAGTACCGCTGCCTTGTTAATCTAAACCTGTATGATTCTCCCACCTGCAAGGGTTTGGCAACGCAGGCGGCTGTCGGGCGTCACTTGCAGATTTTGTCAAGCAAGCCTGTCGAGGAGGCGTTGGAGGTACGTTTGTGTGAAGATGGCTATGGTGCTTGGTTGCCTGTGCAGGAACTTGCTGGACTGGAGAAGGCGGAAACGAGGTATCGTGCGATCGGACTTTCTCCAGAGCAAATTCAAGAACGTATTCCTACTATCATTGCCTTTACAAAAGCGGCAATGCAACAACCGAATTACTATCTCTGGGGCGGTACGGTAGGGCCAAACTACGATTGTTCGGGATTGATGCAGGCGGCGTTTGCGGGGTCGGGAATTTGGTTACCGAGGGATTCTTATCAGCAAGCCGATTTTACTCAACCCATTAAGCGTGAAGAATTGCGTCCCGGCGATTTGGTTTTCTTCGCCAAAGCCGAGAAAGTAAACCATGTGGGATTACATTTAGGTGATGGGTATTATATCCATAGTTCGGGTCAACAAACAGGGCGGAATGGAATTGCTGTTGACCAACTCTCGGAAGATGGGGATGAAATAGCGCGATCGTATTTTCGGCAGTTTGTTAGGGCGGGGAGAGTGGTTGCCAGTTATCAGAACAGGGACTAG
- a CDS encoding class A beta-lactamase-related serine hydrolase gives MTFFRKDEQLEKLSTEILEATWAEFSGLARHQIALTWIVYDPPVPVNTGGALSAEEFWKHQVRGFSYRGVERIYPASVIKLFYLVAIAEWLESGMTPASAELDRAMRDMIVDSSNDATSLIVDILSGTTSGPELPNGPFETWKFQRNIVNRYFQSLGWQELESINVNQKTWGDGPYGRERAFLGEMMENRNMLTTEATARLLHSIIGGVAVSSVRSQAMMSLMKRNLNPADLGQDEENQITGFLGEALPQDAQLWSKAGWTSQVRHDAAYIEIPSLRPYLLVVFTEGKAHSQNRAILPFVSQQVVAAVNKLA, from the coding sequence ATGACCTTTTTCCGGAAAGACGAACAACTAGAAAAACTAAGTACCGAAATCCTAGAAGCCACTTGGGCCGAGTTTTCAGGACTTGCTCGCCATCAAATTGCGCTCACTTGGATTGTCTACGACCCACCCGTACCTGTCAATACGGGGGGTGCCCTCTCCGCAGAGGAATTCTGGAAACACCAAGTTAGGGGTTTTAGCTATCGAGGTGTGGAGCGAATTTACCCAGCCAGTGTGATAAAACTCTTCTACTTGGTTGCGATCGCAGAATGGTTGGAAAGTGGTATGACTCCCGCCTCGGCTGAGTTGGACAGAGCCATGCGGGATATGATTGTTGATTCCAGTAATGATGCCACGAGTCTAATTGTCGATATCTTGAGCGGCACCACCAGCGGCCCGGAGTTACCCAATGGCCCCTTTGAAACCTGGAAGTTCCAGCGCAATATCGTCAATCGTTACTTTCAGTCTTTAGGCTGGCAAGAACTGGAATCCATCAATGTGAACCAAAAAACCTGGGGAGATGGCCCCTATGGGCGGGAACGGGCGTTTTTGGGAGAAATGATGGAAAATCGCAACATGCTGACGACTGAGGCTACGGCACGGCTATTGCACAGCATTATAGGAGGAGTAGCGGTTTCTTCGGTGCGATCGCAAGCCATGATGAGTTTAATGAAACGTAACCTCAACCCGGCGGACTTGGGGCAGGATGAGGAAAATCAGATTACAGGATTTTTGGGTGAAGCCCTTCCCCAAGACGCTCAACTTTGGTCTAAAGCGGGTTGGACTTCTCAAGTACGCCACGACGCTGCCTATATTGAGATTCCGTCCCTACGTCCCTACTTGTTAGTGGTCTTTACCGAAGGCAAAGCTCACAGCCAAAATCGAGCTATTCTTCCTTTTGTTTCCCAGCAAGTTGTTGCCGCTGTGAATAAATTAGCCTAG
- a CDS encoding SDR family oxidoreductase, which produces MKILVTGTEGYIGSLLAPILMQRGHEVIGLDTGFYKVGWLYNATELTAKTLNKDLRHITAEDLEGIEAIVHMAELSNDPTGQLAPNITYDINYKGSVRLAQLAKAMNICRFVYMSSCSVYGIASQENFSTEETPVNPQTAYAKCKALVEQDVKPLADDSFSPTFLRNASAFGASPRMRFDIVLNNLAGMAWTTQQLKIMSDGSPWRPLVHVLDICNAIVCTLEAPRDIVHNQIFNVGDTTLNYTIKEIAEMIATVFNECKLSFGERGTDNRSYRVSFDKINQKLPGFKCEWNAQRGAQQLFDLFNKIELTEDIFRFRGFTRLTQLEYLIRTQQIDSELFWKPHSALSTLSHILSYAA; this is translated from the coding sequence ATGAAAATTTTGGTAACTGGAACGGAAGGGTATATTGGCTCCTTATTAGCTCCAATTCTCATGCAACGCGGACATGAAGTCATTGGACTAGATACAGGATTTTATAAAGTAGGTTGGTTGTACAATGCCACAGAATTAACCGCTAAAACCCTCAACAAAGATTTGCGGCATATTACAGCAGAAGATTTAGAAGGAATCGAAGCCATCGTGCACATGGCAGAACTTTCTAATGACCCTACTGGGCAATTGGCTCCCAATATTACCTACGATATCAACTACAAAGGCTCAGTTCGTCTTGCCCAACTGGCTAAGGCAATGAATATCTGTCGCTTTGTTTATATGTCTTCGTGCAGTGTTTATGGCATTGCGAGTCAGGAGAATTTCTCGACGGAAGAAACCCCTGTCAATCCACAAACAGCTTATGCCAAATGTAAAGCCTTGGTCGAGCAAGATGTCAAACCGTTAGCTGATGATAGTTTTTCTCCAACTTTTTTGCGGAATGCTTCTGCTTTTGGCGCTTCTCCTAGAATGCGTTTTGATATCGTCTTAAATAATTTAGCCGGAATGGCTTGGACAACTCAACAACTCAAGATCATGAGTGATGGGAGTCCTTGGCGTCCGTTAGTTCACGTTCTTGATATTTGTAATGCTATTGTTTGCACGCTTGAAGCGCCCAGAGACATCGTTCACAACCAAATTTTTAACGTCGGCGATACCACTCTCAACTACACAATCAAAGAGATTGCTGAGATGATTGCCACGGTGTTCAACGAGTGTAAGCTGAGTTTTGGAGAGCGAGGTACAGACAACCGCAGCTATCGAGTTTCTTTTGATAAAATTAATCAGAAATTGCCTGGATTCAAATGCGAGTGGAATGCTCAACGAGGTGCCCAGCAGTTGTTTGATTTGTTCAATAAAATCGAGCTGACTGAAGATATTTTTCGGTTTAGAGGATTCACGCGGTTAACACAATTAGAGTATCTCATTCGGACTCAACAAATTGACTCAGAATTATTCTGGAAGCCACATTCTGCTCTTTCAACTCTAAGCCATATCTTAAGTTACGCGGCTTAA
- a CDS encoding WbuC family cupin fold metalloprotein produces MESLPIKRLTQELLEKVAEQSSKNPRQRQNYNFHHHSEKVERFVNVLQPGTYVRPHRHIRPPEINGFEFFLVIQGAMGLIFMDETGQIIHQELVSANGSTLGIEVPEGTYHTAVALAPNTVTLEVKEGPYDPSTDKEFMEIFPLEGTPDSKRLVETWQSYFVPTREVSAMVN; encoded by the coding sequence ATGGAATCATTACCGATCAAGCGGCTTACCCAAGAATTATTGGAAAAAGTAGCAGAGCAATCGAGCAAAAATCCTCGCCAACGTCAGAACTATAACTTCCATCATCACTCAGAAAAAGTTGAAAGATTTGTTAATGTTCTCCAACCTGGTACTTACGTCCGTCCCCATCGACACATCCGCCCACCGGAAATCAATGGCTTTGAATTTTTCTTGGTTATTCAGGGTGCAATGGGACTCATTTTCATGGATGAAACAGGTCAAATTATTCACCAAGAATTAGTGAGTGCCAATGGCTCAACCCTTGGAATCGAAGTCCCTGAAGGAACTTATCATACGGCAGTAGCGTTGGCTCCTAATACTGTGACATTGGAAGTCAAAGAAGGGCCATACGACCCAAGCACGGATAAAGAATTTATGGAAATATTTCCCTTGGAAGGAACACCGGACTCTAAGCGTTTAGTTGAAACTTGGCAGAGTTACTTTGTTCCGACGAGAGAAGTCTCAGCAATGGTGAACTAG